The following proteins are co-located in the Rhodococcus opacus B4 genome:
- a CDS encoding FAD-binding oxidoreductase yields the protein MREGGRPFRAHRTLPVTGIDAHRAGVQRLLASYRAIPTDATVRLAKKTSNLFRARAQTSAPGLDVSGLGGVISVDPQARTADVAGMCTYEDLVDATLPYGLAPLVVPQLKTITLGGAVTGLGIESTSFRSGLPHESVLEIDVLTGNGDIVTATPEGENSDLFWGFPNSYGTLGYSTRLRIQLEPVKRYVALRHLRFDSLNELQSAMDRIVTDRVHDGVPVDYLDGVVFTESESYLTLGHQTDEGGPVSDYTGRNIFYRSIQHSSVNHPKTDKLSIRDYLWRWDTDWFWCSRAFGAQNPTIRRLWPKRLLRSSFYWKLIALDHKYDIGDRLEQRKGNPPRERVVQDVEVPIERTADFVRWFLDEIPIEPLWLCPLRLREPAPAGASSQRPWPLYPLEPKRTYVNIGFWSSVPIVPGRPEGAANRLIEDKVSDFDGHKSLYSDSYYSREDFERLYYGGDRYTELKKRYDPKSRLLDLFSKAVQRR from the coding sequence ATGCGGGAGGGTGGACGCCCCTTCCGTGCGCATCGCACTCTGCCCGTCACGGGAATCGACGCTCACCGCGCCGGCGTCCAGCGTCTCCTCGCGTCCTACCGTGCGATTCCCACGGACGCCACGGTGCGGCTCGCGAAGAAGACGTCCAACCTGTTCCGGGCCCGAGCGCAGACCAGCGCACCCGGCCTCGACGTCTCCGGCCTCGGCGGGGTCATCTCCGTCGACCCGCAGGCCCGGACCGCGGATGTCGCCGGGATGTGCACCTACGAGGACCTGGTGGACGCCACCCTGCCGTATGGGCTGGCGCCGCTGGTGGTTCCGCAGCTCAAGACCATCACCCTCGGTGGCGCGGTCACCGGCCTCGGCATCGAGTCGACGTCGTTCCGCAGCGGGCTGCCCCACGAATCGGTCCTCGAGATCGACGTCCTCACCGGCAACGGCGACATCGTCACCGCGACACCGGAAGGCGAGAACTCAGACCTGTTCTGGGGGTTCCCCAACTCCTACGGAACCCTCGGCTACTCGACCCGTCTGCGCATCCAGCTCGAGCCCGTCAAACGGTATGTGGCACTGCGGCATCTGCGTTTCGACTCCCTGAACGAGCTGCAGTCGGCGATGGATCGCATCGTCACCGACCGCGTCCACGACGGCGTCCCCGTCGACTACCTGGACGGCGTCGTCTTCACCGAGTCCGAGAGTTACCTGACACTGGGCCATCAGACCGACGAGGGCGGACCCGTCAGCGACTACACCGGGCGGAACATCTTCTACCGCTCCATCCAGCACAGCTCCGTGAACCACCCCAAAACGGACAAACTCAGCATCCGAGACTACCTGTGGCGCTGGGACACCGACTGGTTCTGGTGCTCGCGCGCCTTCGGCGCCCAGAACCCCACCATCCGCAGGCTGTGGCCGAAGAGGCTCCTCCGCAGCAGCTTCTACTGGAAGCTCATCGCCCTCGACCACAAGTACGACATCGGCGACCGACTCGAGCAGCGCAAGGGCAACCCGCCGCGGGAACGCGTCGTCCAGGACGTCGAAGTGCCCATCGAGCGCACCGCCGACTTCGTTCGCTGGTTCCTGGACGAGATCCCCATCGAGCCGCTGTGGCTGTGCCCGTTGCGGTTGCGGGAACCCGCCCCCGCCGGAGCGTCGTCGCAGCGCCCGTGGCCCCTGTACCCCCTCGAACCGAAACGCACGTACGTGAACATCGGCTTCTGGTCCTCGGTACCCATCGTCCCGGGCCGGCCCGAGGGGGCGGCGAATCGACTGATCGAGGACAAGGTCAGCGACTTCGACGGACACAAGTCCCTCTACTCCGATTCGTACTATTCACGAGAAGACTTCGAACGCCTCTACTACGGCGGCGATCGATACACGGAACTGAAAAAACGCTACGACCCCAAATCACGATTACTGGACCTTTTCTCCAAGGCGGTGCAACGTCGATGA
- a CDS encoding class I SAM-dependent methyltransferase gives MTTLKASRSQDHKLTIAEILETLSDGMLPLRFSAYDGSAAGPEDAPYGLHLKTTRGTTYLATAPGDLGMARAYVSGDLEARGVHPGDPYEILRVMGDELHFRRPSALTLAAITRSLGWDLLRPIAPPPQEHLPRWRRVAEGLRHSKSRDAEVIHHHYDVSNTFYEYVLGPSMTYTCACYENAEQTLEEAQENKYRLVFEKLGLQPGDRLLDIGCGWGSMVRFAARRGVKVIGVTLSREQAEWAQKAIAEEGLSDLAEVRFSDYRDVPETGFDAISSIGLTEHIGVGNYPSYFGLLQSKLREGGRLLNHCITRPDNQSQARAGGFIDRYVFPDGELTGSGRIITEIQNVGLEVRHEENLREHYALTLAGWCQNLVDNWDACVEEVGEGTARVWGLYMAGSRLGFERNVVQLHQVLAVKLGPKGEAHVPLRPWWQ, from the coding sequence ATGACAACTCTGAAAGCTTCACGCTCGCAAGACCACAAGCTGACCATCGCAGAGATTCTCGAAACTCTGTCCGACGGCATGCTCCCCCTGCGGTTCTCCGCCTACGACGGCAGCGCCGCAGGCCCGGAGGACGCCCCCTACGGCCTCCACCTCAAGACGACCCGCGGCACCACCTACCTGGCGACCGCCCCCGGCGACCTGGGCATGGCCCGGGCGTACGTGTCCGGCGACCTCGAGGCCCGCGGCGTCCACCCCGGCGACCCGTACGAGATCCTCCGCGTCATGGGCGACGAACTGCACTTCCGTCGTCCGTCGGCGCTGACGCTCGCCGCGATCACGCGCTCACTCGGCTGGGACCTGCTGCGCCCCATCGCCCCTCCGCCGCAGGAGCACCTCCCGCGGTGGCGGCGCGTCGCGGAAGGACTGCGGCACTCCAAGTCCCGCGACGCCGAGGTCATCCACCACCACTACGACGTCTCGAACACCTTCTACGAGTATGTCCTCGGCCCGTCCATGACCTACACGTGCGCGTGTTACGAGAACGCCGAGCAGACCCTCGAAGAGGCCCAGGAAAACAAATACCGTCTCGTCTTCGAGAAGCTCGGCCTCCAGCCCGGCGACCGCCTCCTCGACATCGGTTGCGGCTGGGGATCGATGGTCCGGTTCGCCGCACGCCGCGGCGTCAAGGTCATCGGCGTCACCCTGTCCCGCGAACAGGCCGAATGGGCGCAGAAGGCCATCGCAGAAGAAGGGCTGTCCGATCTCGCCGAGGTCCGGTTCTCCGACTACCGTGACGTCCCCGAAACCGGCTTCGACGCCATCTCCTCCATCGGCCTCACCGAGCACATCGGCGTCGGCAACTACCCCTCCTACTTCGGTCTGCTGCAGAGCAAACTCCGCGAAGGCGGCCGGCTGCTGAACCACTGCATCACCCGGCCTGACAACCAGAGTCAGGCCCGCGCGGGCGGCTTCATCGACCGGTACGTTTTCCCCGACGGCGAACTCACCGGCTCCGGGCGCATCATCACCGAGATCCAGAACGTCGGACTCGAGGTGCGGCACGAGGAGAACCTGCGCGAACACTACGCACTCACCCTCGCCGGATGGTGCCAGAACCTCGTCGACAACTGGGACGCCTGCGTCGAAGAGGTCGGGGAAGGCACCGCCCGCGTGTGGGGCCTCTACATGGCCGGGTCGCGACTCGGCTTCGAACGCAACGTCGTTCAGCTGCACCAGGTCCTCGCCGTCAAACTCGGCCCCAAGGGCGAGGCGCACGTCCCGCTCCGGCCGTGGTGGCAGTAG
- a CDS encoding type IV toxin-antitoxin system AbiEi family antitoxin domain-containing protein, giving the protein MTDIDIPDFQRLVDTQFGIVTQAQLEPFGFTRGRVRHLLDTGQWRRVLQGVYAVTNGPLTRDMILSAALLYGGGHSMLSHVTAAEEWGMVVPRDGEPIHITVPYGKSSRCQNATGMRPSRKPGNPIAVSTPLHPGVVVHRSRAHEYIAVDTDPPRTSRADTALDLAIAEPTARDAYTRLIALVTNARIPLRDIRRRMEERRPRRYRKALVDAVRMLADGVQSVLEYRYATDVEDAHGLPRARRQSPVVVDGRTLFEDCDYSDHGVPLIVRLDGRRAHAMAEVAFRDRRRDNAAELQGRPRLVYGFDEVTKNPCVVAREVETVLVREGWVRPGEMPCPACAPFWLS; this is encoded by the coding sequence ATGACCGACATCGATATCCCAGACTTCCAGCGCCTCGTCGACACCCAGTTCGGAATCGTCACGCAGGCCCAACTCGAGCCCTTCGGCTTCACTCGGGGCAGGGTTCGTCATCTCCTGGACACGGGGCAGTGGCGCCGTGTTCTCCAAGGCGTCTACGCCGTCACCAACGGCCCGTTGACCCGCGACATGATCCTGTCCGCCGCTCTGCTCTACGGTGGCGGGCATTCGATGCTCAGCCACGTCACCGCCGCCGAGGAATGGGGGATGGTCGTACCCCGAGACGGCGAGCCGATCCACATCACGGTGCCGTACGGGAAGTCATCGCGGTGCCAGAACGCGACGGGCATGCGTCCGTCACGTAAGCCGGGCAATCCGATTGCGGTGTCCACACCACTACATCCCGGCGTCGTCGTACATCGATCCAGGGCACACGAATACATTGCCGTCGACACCGACCCGCCACGCACGTCGCGAGCCGACACCGCACTCGACCTCGCCATCGCCGAGCCCACGGCCCGGGACGCCTACACCCGGCTCATCGCCCTCGTGACCAATGCCCGGATCCCACTGCGCGACATCCGGCGACGCATGGAGGAGCGACGCCCGCGTCGATACCGCAAGGCGCTCGTGGACGCGGTACGCATGCTGGCCGACGGAGTCCAGTCGGTGCTCGAATACCGCTACGCCACTGACGTCGAGGATGCGCACGGGCTTCCCCGGGCGCGGCGGCAGTCACCCGTGGTCGTGGACGGACGCACCCTCTTCGAGGACTGCGACTACTCCGATCACGGTGTACCGCTCATCGTGCGACTGGACGGTCGCCGCGCGCATGCCATGGCGGAGGTCGCATTCCGGGACCGTCGACGCGACAACGCCGCGGAACTGCAGGGGCGGCCGCGACTGGTCTACGGGTTCGACGAGGTGACGAAGAATCCCTGCGTGGTGGCCCGTGAAGTGGAGACCGTCCTGGTGCGGGAGGGGTGGGTCAGGCCGGGGGAGATGCCGTGCCCGGCCTGTGCGCCTTTCTGGTTGTCCTAG